The Candidatus Zixiibacteriota bacterium genome contains a region encoding:
- a CDS encoding VCBS repeat-containing protein has translation MRLFLIILAVLIVVVLVGNQVIVHLVRTTVYERSLTFVDDTPLEALRDLKQVSESADGEQFDMTGRVRPFYELDCFDEDAKCWSNQFSQYGAAGVLLFDANGDDLLDVYFCQDGQNWTRPTDQAGVLTDKPRYQHNGLYINRGNDRDGYPLFIQAGKAAAANDEFVKEELLVEDYLYPRESVDDSEERWGRGSNVAVAADFNNDGRLDLLVGNEPKGMFWSHPKTQRVLMQFVNPVGREARKSKQPLAAQGLYFVDYTPRHSIEDKRESARGIEAEGANSLYLNMGDADNDGLPEWKDASRESGLEGFRATYSLSVADIDLDGDLDVFVGNTCDIDYWVGGSQYWAGGANCLYINQLAQTGEMKFVERAGEMDVDGVYDDENPMPYYYKLREIPFLPKEYSIWFMEYEAFQPEYLNINGQEGEHGQISWSALLQDVNDDGYPDVWVANDMGYTRLYLNQRGEKFVHSRHARSHRSGYWMTFAPGDLNNDLHEDLFVGNLGGAVMNHAFATPDPYDLFEPVILNATIFAQFYNDKHDTRHSLIDGRDFNTELANRVQRSKVLPPDVTIPNNYRRHAPEGVTLPRFDPNELNAYEFAWGATCFDAQNDGSLDLYYVGCLYGRGGGLFPISGTGPGRFFANCTKPDGELRFADQTVEHHLLNIKELRYDRLDEDGIIYRRAPRQNWGKRDMVYSFDRSNWAMQGPDIQEKVTNQDMIQTAENGRAAVAADVNGDGFADILVRNQGGYDSRSSRSMNLKVMMDGRPHVLPAHNYNYPTPTDYEPGDSRLFINTYSENRWLKVRLVDDSPGSFNRDAIGARVVVNGKHLRVKRSGQGGFLSNKFEDLLFGLGADGAHTLEVHWPDIERTMTRIEMDGSFNKTALIFKSEGVVRWL, from the coding sequence ATGCGACTGTTTTTGATAATCCTGGCTGTGCTCATTGTCGTTGTGCTGGTCGGAAATCAAGTTATTGTCCACTTGGTGCGAACCACTGTCTATGAGCGCAGTCTTACTTTCGTAGACGATACGCCACTGGAGGCCCTGCGGGACCTTAAGCAGGTGAGCGAGTCGGCCGACGGTGAGCAGTTTGATATGACCGGTCGCGTGCGACCATTCTACGAGCTTGATTGTTTCGATGAAGATGCCAAGTGCTGGTCCAACCAGTTCAGCCAGTATGGCGCGGCCGGGGTGCTGCTGTTCGATGCCAACGGTGATGACCTTTTGGACGTCTACTTTTGTCAGGACGGTCAGAACTGGACCCGTCCCACCGACCAAGCCGGTGTCCTGACAGATAAGCCGCGCTACCAGCACAATGGGCTGTACATCAATCGGGGTAATGACCGCGACGGTTATCCTCTCTTTATTCAGGCCGGTAAAGCTGCTGCTGCGAATGATGAATTTGTGAAAGAAGAGTTGCTGGTCGAGGATTACCTCTACCCCCGGGAATCCGTCGACGACTCCGAGGAGCGGTGGGGGCGTGGTTCCAACGTTGCGGTCGCGGCCGATTTCAACAATGACGGCCGCCTGGACCTCCTGGTCGGCAACGAACCAAAAGGGATGTTCTGGTCACATCCGAAAACACAGCGGGTATTGATGCAGTTTGTCAATCCGGTCGGACGCGAGGCCAGAAAATCAAAACAGCCGCTGGCTGCCCAGGGATTGTATTTTGTCGATTACACCCCGAGGCATTCCATCGAAGACAAGCGTGAATCGGCGCGCGGTATCGAAGCCGAAGGCGCCAACTCGCTGTATCTGAATATGGGTGACGCCGACAACGATGGCTTACCGGAGTGGAAAGATGCAAGTCGAGAATCCGGCCTCGAGGGATTCCGGGCGACCTACTCACTGTCGGTGGCCGATATCGATCTTGATGGCGACCTCGATGTTTTCGTGGGCAACACATGCGATATCGACTACTGGGTCGGTGGTTCGCAGTACTGGGCCGGCGGGGCGAATTGTCTATACATCAACCAACTGGCCCAGACGGGCGAAATGAAATTCGTCGAACGCGCTGGCGAGATGGATGTGGACGGTGTCTACGACGATGAAAACCCGATGCCGTACTATTACAAACTACGGGAGATTCCTTTCTTACCAAAAGAATACTCGATCTGGTTCATGGAGTATGAGGCCTTCCAACCGGAGTACCTGAACATCAACGGACAGGAAGGGGAGCACGGCCAGATTTCCTGGTCGGCACTGCTCCAGGATGTAAACGACGACGGCTATCCCGATGTATGGGTGGCCAACGACATGGGTTACACCCGGTTGTATCTCAACCAGCGGGGTGAAAAGTTTGTCCACAGCCGGCATGCGCGCTCACATCGATCAGGATACTGGATGACTTTTGCGCCCGGCGATCTTAACAACGATCTGCACGAGGATCTTTTTGTCGGCAACCTCGGTGGCGCCGTCATGAATCACGCCTTTGCAACCCCGGATCCCTATGATCTGTTCGAACCGGTGATCCTGAATGCAACCATTTTCGCGCAGTTTTACAACGACAAGCACGACACACGCCATTCGTTGATCGATGGTCGCGACTTTAACACTGAATTGGCCAACCGGGTGCAGCGGTCCAAAGTCCTGCCGCCCGACGTAACCATCCCCAACAACTACCGACGGCATGCTCCGGAAGGAGTCACGCTGCCCCGGTTTGATCCCAACGAGCTTAACGCTTATGAGTTTGCGTGGGGTGCTACCTGCTTCGACGCTCAGAACGACGGCTCCCTTGATCTGTACTATGTCGGATGTCTCTATGGTCGTGGCGGCGGCCTCTTTCCTATTTCCGGTACCGGGCCGGGGAGGTTCTTTGCCAACTGCACCAAGCCGGACGGTGAACTGAGGTTTGCCGATCAGACTGTTGAGCATCATCTTTTGAATATCAAAGAACTGCGCTATGACCGGTTGGATGAGGACGGCATAATCTATCGTCGCGCGCCGCGTCAGAATTGGGGCAAGCGAGATATGGTCTACAGCTTCGACCGATCCAACTGGGCCATGCAGGGTCCGGACATTCAGGAAAAAGTGACCAACCAGGACATGATTCAGACGGCGGAAAACGGTCGAGCGGCAGTAGCTGCCGATGTCAATGGTGACGGCTTTGCCGACATTCTGGTCAGGAACCAGGGCGGGTACGACAGCCGTAGTTCCAGGTCGATGAATTTGAAAGTGATGATGGATGGACGCCCCCATGTGTTGCCGGCCCATAACTACAACTATCCAACACCCACCGATTACGAACCGGGTGATTCGCGACTGTTCATCAATACTTATTCCGAAAACCGTTGGCTCAAGGTACGACTGGTCGACGACTCGCCGGGGAGTTTCAACCGCGATGCGATCGGCGCCAGAGTGGTAGTGAACGGAAAACACCTCCGGGTCAAAAGGTCCGGGCAGGGCGGTTTCCTCTCGAATAAGTTCGAGGACCTGCTTTTCGGGTTGGGCGCCGACGGTGCGCACACATTGGAAGTACATTGGCCCGATATTGAACGCACCATGACCAGGATTGAGATGGATGGTTCTTTCAACAAGACGGCGCTCATCTTCAAAAGTGAAGGGGTCGTCAGGTGGCTTTGA
- a CDS encoding hemerythrin domain-containing protein yields MKATEILRSEHDTIKKMLAVLDAACDRIERKEPVAATDLVRITEFMSAFADHCHHAKEEDLLFDLIESLGLSEIVPLVNELSTEHTMGRALRMSVNDEIEAIIDGAAPDTTDFVEFARSYVLLLAHHICKEDLNLFPAVDRLLTAEQQRELSAKFDRVHRERFTADIHTESSQLVQELQTAYGASDRIARLCEQR; encoded by the coding sequence TTGAAGGCTACAGAGATTCTTAGGTCGGAGCACGATACCATCAAAAAAATGCTGGCCGTCCTGGATGCCGCCTGTGATCGCATCGAGCGAAAGGAACCGGTTGCGGCCACCGACTTGGTGCGTATTACGGAATTCATGAGTGCCTTTGCCGATCACTGTCACCATGCCAAAGAAGAAGACCTGCTCTTTGACCTCATTGAGTCACTGGGGCTGTCGGAGATCGTACCGCTGGTGAATGAACTTTCCACCGAACATACAATGGGACGAGCTCTCCGGATGTCAGTTAATGATGAAATTGAGGCCATTATAGATGGTGCGGCTCCCGACACCACCGATTTCGTAGAATTTGCTCGCAGCTATGTGCTGCTGTTGGCTCATCACATCTGCAAAGAAGACTTGAACCTGTTTCCCGCGGTGGATCGGCTATTGACAGCCGAACAACAGCGTGAGTTGTCGGCCAAATTTGACAGAGTGCATCGGGAACGGTTTACCGCGGATATCCACACTGAATCCTCACAATTGGTGCAGGAACTCCAAACAGCATACGGGGCCAGTGACCGGATCGCCCGCCTGTGTGAGCAACGATGA